A window of Panicum virgatum strain AP13 chromosome 8K, P.virgatum_v5, whole genome shotgun sequence contains these coding sequences:
- the LOC120644204 gene encoding uncharacterized protein LOC120644204 — translation MQYIPAIQRDPGTGEEPTDVDLWRITHVRNGVWSDEASQAVYENAVVKIAEKCEEKDTIISNSEENIIFQATYKESTGCKTSTVHGHGYMSTRPTERASMKDQLEEQARATVAANQKNQELQEHIEKLNDKLENQEAESERKLEEKLQQFKEEESRKIQALRDEFMAALQENTQTTLAQPAPNNSNIQQEATPPIDKRAATTPDSNATEAASVQTTPKSASIPEAAKQVEIHATKIPSSKAKRSLSQTNKNYISSHNLMNAAVKRIRTRSQQDI, via the exons ATGCAATACATTCCTGCCATCCAGAGAGATCCCGGAACAGGTGAAGAACCAACTGATGTTGACCTTTGGAGGATTACACACGTGAGGAATGGAGTATGGTCTGATGAAGCTTCTCAGGCTGTCTAT GAGAATGCAGTCGTCAAAATTGCAGAAAAGTGTGAAGAAAAAGACACTATTATATCAAATTCAGAAGAAAATATTATTTTCCAAGCAACCTACAAGGAAAGCACAGGATGCAAAACATCAACTGTTCATGGTCATGGGTACATGTCTACACGTCCAACAGAGAGGGCATCAATGAAGGATCAACTCGAAGAACAAGCCCGTGCTACAGTTGCAGCCAACCAGAAAAATCAAGAGCTACAAGAACATATTGAGAAGCTAAATGACAAACTTGAAAACCAAGAAGCTGAGAGTGAAAGGAAATTAGAAGAAAAGTTGCAGCAGTTCAAAGAGGAAGAGAGTAGGAAAATCCAAGCACTTAGGGATGAATTCATGGCAGCACTTCAAGAAAATACACAAACCACGTTAGCTCAG CCTGCACCAAATAACTCAAACATCCAACAGGAAGCTACGCCACCTATTGACAAAAGAGCTGCCACTACTCCAGATTCTAATGCAACTGAAGCTGCATCAGTTCAG ACTACACCAAAAAGTGCATCCATCCCAGAGGCAGCAAAGCAAGTGGAGATACATGCAACGAAAATACCATCCTCTAAGGCCAAGAGAAGTCTTTCTCAAACCAACAAGAATTATATTAGTTCACATAACTTGATGAATGCTGCTGTGAAACGTATACGGACTAGAAGCCAGCAG GATATTTGA
- the LOC120644203 gene encoding uncharacterized protein LOC120644203, with protein MATRASNTVGDHGDPADGDAGNQGIKKPHRRLAHPQGLTDDHELQFQSTETSRAPTDGNDGDQRIKKLQRRPAVPQGLTDDNELPFQPIEPSSLTGETWTIILQCYGATTADTEFVELVCDRSYITLANLVLLKTKLGYSMRDFMYYLKRCGNDSASLILLDYDHQTESMMAANEVERKLRLLISTEQPSELMKSITPMKRPRGTTTKSRIDVPTAEEPIDAYKEWLEILQQEQPETEFRDDYRDETIETYKEWLRRKGYLRDIYAYAQDDDANDNVRVAADEHHTHSPSPKKEWPSHARRRSRKGTGANEGCKKRAWYPQGFISSHKENKEWLPETKN; from the exons ATGGCGACTCGTGCCTCCAACACTGTTGGCGACCACGGAGATCCTGCTGATGGAGACGCCGGCAACCAAGGGATCAAGAAACCACACCGGCGCCTTGCTCATCCCCAAGGTCTCACTGATGACCACGAGTTACAGTTTCAATCTACTGAAACCAGCAG AGCCCCAACTGATGGAAACGACGGCGACCAAAGGATCAAGAAGCTCCAACGTCGTCCTGCTGTACCCCAAGGGCTCACTGATGACAACGAGCTACCGTTTCAACCTATTGAACCAAGCAG TCTCACTGGTGAGACGTGGACTATAATTTTGCAATGCTATGGGGCAACAACAGCGGATACAGAATTTGTTGAGCTCGTTTGTGATAGGTCCTATATCACATTGGCCAACTTAGTTTTACTAAAAACAAAGTTGGGGTATAGTATGCGGGACTTCATGTACTATCTGAAGCGATGTGGCAACGACTCAGCAAGCCTCATCTTGCTTGATTATGACCACCAAACAGAATCTATGATGGCTGCCAATGAGGTTGAGAGGAAACTCAGACTATTGATATCAACAGAGCAACCGTCCGAATTAATGAAGTCTATAACGCCCATGAAGCGACCAAGGGGGACAACTACAAAAAGTCGTATAGATGTACCTACTGCAGAAGAACCAATTGATGCATACAAGGAATGGCTTGAAATCCTGCAACAAGAGCAACCTGAAACGG AATTTAGAGATGATTACAGGGACGAAACCATCGAGACATATAAAGAATGGTTGAGGCGTAAAGGCTATCTTAGAGACATCT ATGCATATGCACAAGATGATGATGCCAATGACAATGTTCGAGTTGCTGCTGATGAACACCATACACATAGCCCGTCACCAAAAAAAGAATGGCCATCTCATGCAAGGCGTAGATCAAGAAAAGGGACAG GTGCAAATGAAGGTTGTAAAAAAAGGGCGTGGTACCCTCAAGGGTTTATCAGCAGCCATAAAGAGAATAAAGAGTGGCTCCCAGAAACTAAAAATTGA